The Streptococcus equi subsp. equi nucleotide sequence CTTGTGCCCTCTTGAGTGTATACGGTATCGCGGCTAGGATAGTCTGCTTCTAATCTCGGCAGCATAGGGCAATAAAGCCATCTGTGAGCACTAGAAGCAGACAGTAGTGCGTGATTTTCTACTGGCATTAGAGGGCCTCCAACTTCTCAACAAACTCAGCAAACTGGTATTCTTCAAGTTCACCAACTTTTGCGACGTTCATCTCTTTCAAGACTTCCTTGATGTCCTTTGACTTCCCTTCTTCAACCTTGGCTTTAGCCATTTTCTTAATATCAGCTAATGTCAAAGTTACAGACTCTTCTTTCTTTTTAGGAGCTGGTTTTTCTTCAACAACATCCTTGGTTACTGTCTTCGGCATATCCAGAGCTTCACGCATAGCATCGAAAACACCTGCCATGCTCTCTGCTTTAAAAGTTACTTCAATCATTGTGTTTCTCTCTTTCTGTGTTATAATTTAATTGTGTATAATTGTTGACGGTTTCCTAAGCCGTCTTTTTTGATGCAATCAATAGCCTCACCTCCCCAAAAGTCCTTTAATATCAAGAATGTCTTTAGCAACCTGACTACGATAGTGTGGGCTATCATGTAGACCTTTCTCGTAGTAGGGATTAGGCACAAACTCCCAATCTCCGCCCGGCAACTCAACTTCGATAACTTCGTTATCAATAATTTCTAACTCACGTTCAAGATAAACTAGTGCGTATTCTAAATAGTTCATTTTCTCTCCTCAATTACTTGTTTTAAAGCTGTTAGTATAAAAACTGCGTCTGCTAAGGCTTGGTTTTGGGAGCAAGAGCCCCCCCTGACGTAAAATATCATTTAAGCCAGCTAGGGTTTCATCAATAAATTTTAGTGATATATTCATTTCTTTTTACCCCACAAAAATTCTTGCCATGACAAAGTTGCACCTTTAAATTCTTTCTCAGCCAACTTAACAAAGTTCCTCTTATCCTGGTCTTCTTTGAAAGTTTCTTTAGCTAATCGTCTCCAAAAGGCTTTTCTCGTCGCTTGACGCTCTAAGAAAGTTTCACTGAATTTAAAATCATTTCCTTGATAAAGAGCTTCATATCTCTCTACGTCATTTAACGTCAGTAGCTCAATCCAAAGCATCAATTTTAAATCTTGTTTAATAGAACCCAACTGAGCAGATAGGATAGGTAAGCTATCTCGTCTTTCAGCTTCAGGTTTAACTAACTCCCCCTCAATCCGATTAATTTTCTTAATAATCTTTTCAAAAGTTGTCATCATTCTGCACCTCCTAGCTTGAGAATTTCATTAAGGATACGTATTTTTTCTTTGGAATAGCTTCTGAATTTATCCTTTAAGTTCAGTAAGAGTTCCAGATCAGATATTTCGCCAGACTCGTTTAAGTCAAGTAAAGCCTCAACTGTGCTCTCAAAATCTGTCGCATTTTCCAGTAGTTGTTTTTGTAATTCCCATTTAGACATAACGTTCTGCACTCCATTTCTTGCTGTTTTCTAAAGCTACTTCCCTAAAAATTTTTCGCTTATTCTCTGGCGAGTTGTGTTTTTTGATGACTTCATATTGTATCCTGGCAACAATTGCTAAAGCAACAGTTGTTACTAATAAAAATAATTCTAATTTGTTCATGTTATGCTCCTACTCTTTTTTCGAATTTAATATTTTCAAGCATTTCTGCCAGGGTTTCCTTCTTGGGTTTATAGCGGTTACGACTTTTCCATTTAACAAATAAACGGAAACCTTCGTAATCAATGAATACAATTCTATGCGTTGGATTATTGATAAATTGTTTAAAATCTGGGTGATCTCTCATTTCTGCCGCCCAAACCTTGGCCGTTCCGACTGTTAAACCTTCCCAGATTTGGCAAAGGTGTTCATAGTCACCAGCTTCTGCTTTTTCAGATTGCTTAGCTGGTCTGTAAACTAATTCAGCTTTTGGCATTTCTTACCTCCAATCTGTGATATAATGTAAGTAGAATTTTTGATAAGGGGCTGACTGCAATCAGTTCCTTTTTTTTGCATTTACTCAATGCTGTAATCTGCAATCACTCGCAGAATAAACTGGTTAGCCTTTGGTCCTCTAGTTGAGCCACTAAGAATGTTAGTGACCTCTTGACGATTGAGACCATAGGCTGCTGCTAAATCACTCTTCTTGATATTGTTACTTTTTAGGAAGGTAACAACTTTTTCTCGTCCAACTGCAATATCTGGCATATTTTCTCCTTTCTTTTCTGATATAATAAAAATAAAAACTTGAGGTAAAAATGTCTCGATACTCTGATTATAAATACGCTAATACTATCCTTAAAAGTATTGAAGAACGACCAGAAAAATATCTGATTATCCATTACTCCTGCGAAAGTTTTTATAATCTAGGTGGTAAAAGTCCTAGAATAGCTTCCATTTCAGTTCGTCAATTCAATAATGCCCAAACCAACAACTTTTCCATTCATCAGTACTCCGAGATATTAGATACCCCAATTACTGATGATACTTATGAAACTATCGAAAAAGAGCTGTTAACAGATTTCTTCACATTTGTTGACAGAAATACCGACAAAAATTGGATTCACTGGAATATGAGAGATACTGTCTTTGGCTTTCATGCTATTGAGCAGCGATTCAAAGTTCTAGGCGGCACACCAATAATCATTGATGATGACAAAAAGATCGATTTAGCCTATCTGTTTAAAAAGATGTACGGTGGAGGATATATTGACAATCCGCATATTGAAAAATTACTTGAATTGAACAATCTAACCCCACATCGTTTTCTGACAGGTAAACAAGAAGCTGACGCTTTCTCTTCGAGACAATACCATGAACTAAGTATGTCAACATCAAGCAAGGTCAATAGCTTTTCAACATTCCTCACTTTAGCTATCAACGATGATTTAAAAACTAACACCCCTAAATGGAAAATGAGAGGAACTAACCTATCTGGATTACTTTCCACTTTTCAA carries:
- a CDS encoding phage protein; its protein translation is MIEVTFKAESMAGVFDAMREALDMPKTVTKDVVEEKPAPKKKEESVTLTLADIKKMAKAKVEEGKSKDIKEVLKEMNVAKVGELEEYQFAEFVEKLEAL
- a CDS encoding phage protein; translation: MSKWELQKQLLENATDFESTVEALLDLNESGEISDLELLLNLKDKFRSYSKEKIRILNEILKLGGAE
- a CDS encoding phage protein — translated: MPKAELVYRPAKQSEKAEAGDYEHLCQIWEGLTVGTAKVWAAEMRDHPDFKQFINNPTHRIVFIDYEGFRLFVKWKSRNRYKPKKETLAEMLENIKFEKRVGA
- a CDS encoding phage protein, with amino-acid sequence MMTTFEKIIKKINRIEGELVKPEAERRDSLPILSAQLGSIKQDLKLMLWIELLTLNDVERYEALYQGNDFKFSETFLERQATRKAFWRRLAKETFKEDQDKRNFVKLAEKEFKGATLSWQEFLWGKKK
- a CDS encoding phage DNA-binding protein, giving the protein MPDIAVGREKVVTFLKSNNIKKSDLAAAYGLNRQEVTNILSGSTRGPKANQFILRVIADYSIE
- a CDS encoding phage protein — its product is MNISLKFIDETLAGLNDILRQGGLLLPKPSLSRRSFYTNSFKTSN
- a CDS encoding phage protein, translating into MNYLEYALVYLERELEIIDNEVIEVELPGGDWEFVPNPYYEKGLHDSPHYRSQVAKDILDIKGLLGR
- a CDS encoding phage membrane protein gives rise to the protein MSRYSDYKYANTILKSIEERPEKYLIIHYSCESFYNLGGKSPRIASISVRQFNNAQTNNFSIHQYSEILDTPITDDTYETIEKELLTDFFTFVDRNTDKNWIHWNMRDTVFGFHAIEQRFKVLGGTPIIIDDDKKIDLAYLFKKMYGGGYIDNPHIEKLLELNNLTPHRFLTGKQEADAFSSRQYHELSMSTSSKVNSFSTFLTLAINDDLKTNTPKWKMRGTNLSGLLSTFQETISGKVIIGIINLIVGGIVGAIIAKYIQ
- a CDS encoding phage protein; translated protein: MNKLELFLLVTTVALAIVARIQYEVIKKHNSPENKRKIFREVALENSKKWSAERYV